The Mercurialis annua linkage group LG7, ddMerAnnu1.2, whole genome shotgun sequence genome includes the window ACATGCATCCCAGTACTAATTTTGAAAATTCTGGGACTTGTCTTTTGGTTTCAATTTGGAATTTGATCCTTCATAGCTTTCTGTTTTATACAATTTTTATCATTTGTAGCATTGATACTGTGTCTTTAATAGTTTTCATGTTATTTTACCGTCATGGGATTTATGAAGCTTACAATGAGTTAATGTTCATCCATTTAGGTATTACTCCCATGATAATGAATACCTTGAAATATGTCGTTGCTACAAGGCAATATACGAGATCCCTTCTGTTAAGCAAAACCCAAAACAATGGATTCCGGTAAATGCTTCTTCTCAACTTGTGTTCTGGAAAGGTTTTATGGCTTTGAATGCAGTGCTCTGAAATCTATTTTTGTACTTCTGTAGGTTTTGAGGAAAATCTGTTGGTTTCTAGTCCTGGCACCACATGATCCAATGCAGTCAAGCCTTTTGAATTCTACATTGGAAGATAAAAATCTCTCTGAAATTCCAAAGTTTAAGTATGTATGCGTTACTGTCTTCATTACGATTTTGTAAAGTCTAGTTGCAAagtatttattgatttatatcTTCATTCAATGTTATGTTATAGGTTGCTTTTAAAACAATTGGTAACCATGGAGGTCATCCAATGGACTTCTCTTTGGAATACATTTAAGGATGACTTTGAAAATGAGAAGAACTTGCTTGGAGGCTCTTTGGGTGACAAAGCAGCTGAAGATTTGAAGCAAAGAATAATTGAACATGTAATTTCTTGTGATACGAAATGCTGAACTTTTCTCTACTTTGGTAAATTCCTTTGATTCACTGTTATTTACTTGTAACATGATTGCTGCGTTTCAGAACATCCTTGTTGTTTCGAAGTACTACTCAAGGATTACTGTGAAGAGAATTGCAGAGCTGTTGTGTCTCAGTGTTCAGGTTTGTTTATCCCGATACTTGTTATTTTTGTATTTCGTTTTAGTCAAAATATTTAGTTGTATTGTGTGTGTACATGTAGGCTCATGTGTGCTTCTCTTTTTACTTTCATTCTGTATGGTAATTATactgttcaattttaaaaaataaatttgcaaGGCTCTCTTCCGTAGAGTGATATTTGATTATAGTGGATAGAAGTACTGTTATTGCCATTTGAGTTGTATTGTTCACATTTCACATTTGAATATGACTGGGTTTCCTTTTTAGACTAAGTTAGGAAATCCGGTACGTCTTCAAacaaaaattggagaaattcccATTGAATATTTTCCCAGATCTCTTGTTATAAGGCTATGACTGATGGGCATAAGCTATTGTGGGTAACTGATtagattttcttttatttgtgggtaattcTAATGGGGTTTTTAATAGAAAACGAGTatctaatttttgttatttatcgAAACGGCCCAAAATAGCTTTCTTAAAGTTCCTGTGCTTCATATCTCATAACCATTTGGGCAATTTTTATCTGTCGTCTTCAGTATTGAAGTATTGATGATATCTTACTTCCAATATAGGCATTTACACAATTTCTTGCAAATTCATGTTTGTGATGTTTGGTACTATACTAGTAATGTTATTGTGCTGCCAATTTGTAAGCCTTTGGTTCTATATGCTCCTGTGGGAAGATACAATCTACGCTTTACAGTCTTTTTACCTTTTGTGTTTTCACCAACTGGATATGCAGCCCTAGATCAGCTTAAAGATCCATCTATTCAATTTCTCAATATGGGAATAGAATTCATTTGCATTGAAAATTCTAGACATCAGGTTAGGTAGTTTTTAGTTACTTGCTTAATTTACAGAACTTTTACAACTGTTCTCTTTGTGGATTGGGTTTTGGTTAGAAGGGAAAGAAGGTGCATCACTCTTTTTTGGATTTTACTGCGAGTTTAATAGCACATAAAGTGTATAGTTCTCATTAGTCAGTAGCGAGATAATCTCTTAGTTAATAGGTTCAAATTTTGGAACGAAGTTAAAGAAAAAGAGCATCTGATATTTTTCTCTATCTAGATTTATTCAATGTTCCTTACCTTTATACTATAGTCCTATATAGATTCAAAATATTGTGTTCCATTTAATATAGGAAGCTGAGAAGCACCTCTCAGATATGGTTGTATCCAGAGCTCTGGTGGCAAAGATTGACAGGCCAATGGGGATAGTCTGTTTCCAAGTAGCCAAGGATAGCAATGCCATTCTCAACTCGTGGGCGGTGAACTTGGAGAAGTTACTTGATCTTGTGGAGAAGAGTTGCCACCAAATACACAAAGAAACCATGGTACACAAAGCTGCTCTGAAGGTCTGAAAGGAATGATTGCATCCAGGTACATTTTCTCCTCCATCTCCACCTCTCTTTGTTTCTCTTGAAATTACATTTTGTTGAATCACTGATAATATCAAGACTCTAATTTACAGGTTTGCCAATTTGAGCTTTTTCCGTGATCATGAAATTCTGTGCTGGTTAAGGTTAACCAGGCATGCGTTTGACCAGAAGTTATTATAGCTTTTGCTTTAGTAGAAATAGTGAACTCGATATGCTTCTTAGGACTGAAAGTAAAGATTGTTGTATACTTCTGGCATATAACTCACACCACTGGCTAATGGCAGGAAAACTAAGGGCTTTGTGTTATAGCAGTGGAAATATTGGATCTTCTTAGcaactttaaatttttctttctttttatgcAGCCCTTTACCATTTGTGCTCAGGCTGAGCTATACTTCAATCATCTTTAAATGTTATTGGTTTTCTTGAGGTTCACATTCGCGGCTCGTTTTGCGCAATCTTTTGTGTTGAGCCTTTTGTATTCGGCAGTTAAAGTTCCGGTTGAGTTGATTTTTGTTGCTGCTAGGAGCTAATTAGATGGTTGAAATGAAAAGCTTTGGGGCTGCTGTTAACTGTTGGATTTATGAACACCTCTAACAGCAATGGTTaatagttaaaatttaatagaataattttatttacatagATGTTCACTTGGGAATCTTAAACACTTAACTCTAGTCTCCACTTAGAAATCTTAATcagaaattaattgttttacaAATACCAGTAATGTTCCAGGCAATAAAAACCTTACAGTAAAGTTAGGATATTACATCTCCCTTCAATATCAACATGATTCGATCCTAAACCCACAAATACTTTCAAAATTACAATGCCAATGGCTATGGAATCTAAATATCCCAAACAAAATCAAAGTGTTTACATGGTGGTCTATAGTTGAAGGATTACCTACGGCGGAGGCATTAAATTTTAGAATCCAATGTAACCTCTGCTGCCCTCACTGTGGCTCTAAAGAAGATCAGTGAGTGTATACCAGGAAGCATAATGGCAAAAGAAGAAGTAGTCTTAAAACCACAAATGTCCTAGGTCAACTCAATAAGGGAGTGTCTACAACAACCTCTTGATGAAAGTGAAGTAAATTTGGATCAATTGCAACAGGGAGGGTCCTATGATGCAGTTATGCAATGGAATCTATGGAAGCATTGGGCTAAAGTAATTTTTAAAGGCGACGTCATCCAAGTATCTCAATCATTCAAATCGGAAGTCTGTATCAAGGCTTCCTGCTGGGTAGTCTGTATCAAGGCTTCCTGCTGAGTGTCCTATGATGCA containing:
- the LOC126655148 gene encoding 26S proteasome non-ATPase regulatory subunit 12 homolog A isoform X2, with amino-acid sequence MTNLESAIDQLQNVEKQMRLAGDVAGTKKSVTEILQLCFEAKDWKLLNDQILLLSKKRGQLKQAVTAMVQQAMQYIDQTPDLETRIELIKTLNNVSAGKIYVEIERARLIKTLAKIKESQGLIAEAADLMQEVAVETFGAMAKTEKIAFILEQVRLCLDRQDYVRAQILSRKISPRVFEVDPSKEKKKPKEGDNLVEEAPADIPSLPELKRIYYELMIRYYSHDNEYLEICRCYKAIYEIPSVKQNPKQWIPVLRKICWFLVLAPHDPMQSSLLNSTLEDKNLSEIPKFKLLLKQLVTMEVIQWTSLWNTFKDDFENEKNLLGGSLGDKAAEDLKQRIIEHNILVVSKYYSRITVKRIAELLCLSVQEAEKHLSDMVVSRALVAKIDRPMGIVCFQVAKDSNAILNSWAVNLEKLLDLVEKSCHQIHKETMVHKAALKV
- the LOC126655148 gene encoding 26S proteasome non-ATPase regulatory subunit 12 homolog A isoform X1, producing MENQTNLESAIDQLQNVEKQMRLAGDVAGTKKSVTEILQLCFEAKDWKLLNDQILLLSKKRGQLKQAVTAMVQQAMQYIDQTPDLETRIELIKTLNNVSAGKIYVEIERARLIKTLAKIKESQGLIAEAADLMQEVAVETFGAMAKTEKIAFILEQVRLCLDRQDYVRAQILSRKISPRVFEVDPSKEKKKPKEGDNLVEEAPADIPSLPELKRIYYELMIRYYSHDNEYLEICRCYKAIYEIPSVKQNPKQWIPVLRKICWFLVLAPHDPMQSSLLNSTLEDKNLSEIPKFKLLLKQLVTMEVIQWTSLWNTFKDDFENEKNLLGGSLGDKAAEDLKQRIIEHNILVVSKYYSRITVKRIAELLCLSVQEAEKHLSDMVVSRALVAKIDRPMGIVCFQVAKDSNAILNSWAVNLEKLLDLVEKSCHQIHKETMVHKAALKV